The following is a genomic window from Kogia breviceps isolate mKogBre1 chromosome 4, mKogBre1 haplotype 1, whole genome shotgun sequence.
GAAGAAGCATGCCCATTTTCAGGAGTAAATACTATTTACACCAGTCACTGTTTTTCACTTGCATATAATGTCTGGCATTTGGTCAAACTTAAATACTATTTACATCAGTCACTGTTTTTCACTTACATATAATGTCTGGCATTTGGTCAAACTTACAtggcaaagaagcaagaaaagacCCATTTTGAAGAAAGAAGGCAGTAAACAGAACCAGACTGAGAGATGGCCCAGAAGTTGAAACCATGAGAAAGTGACTTGAAAATACTATGATTAATCTGTTGAAGGATCTAGGGGGAAATGTGCTTACCATACATGAACAGAGTGGGAATttcagcagagagatggaaactatttttttaaaaaggaataaaactgatTCACTAGAAACAACATGCTATCGTGGATGAAGAAGTCCTTCAAATGACTAATCAGCAGActagacacacaaaaaaaattagtgaatttgagagaaaaagaattagtgaacttgaaTATAGGCCAAGTGaaatttttcaagataaaatactgaatttcAAAGGGTAACAACTTCCTCTGAGGAGAAATGGGATAGGGTAAAAAagaaggatataaagaaaaagtgaaaggtagagaaaaaaagagcagagcatccaagaactgtgggacaatatGAAAAGGTATAATATATATGCAATTGAAATAATAGAAGAATAGAGGCAAAATGTCAgaagaaatatctgaaaagacaattgctgagaattttccaaaataatgaaAGACAACAAATCACCAAcctaaacatttagagaagcccAAGCAGAATACAAAGGAAAAGGCacatagggacttcccaggtggtgcagtggttaagaatccgcctgccaatgcagggtacatgggttcaagccctggtccaggaagataccacatgctgcagagcaactaagcccctgcaccacaactactgagcctgcgctctggagcccgcgagccacaactactgagcccacgtgccacaactactgaagcccatgcgcctagagctgttgctctgcaacaagagaagccactgcagtgagaagcccacaacgaagagtagcccccactcgccgcaactagaaaaagcccgcgtgcagcaacgaagacccaacgcagccaaaaataataaataaattttttaaaaaattaaaccagGAGTTTGATTTCCCAAGGCTATCACTCTACCTCTTAAATGTTCCACCAAGAATGGCTATTCCTACATCTCCCCAGAGCTTCCTTGAGCTCTTCTGGATGATACTGGCACAGGTATAACAGGCATTTTTTTCTTAGGTTGATGGATTTATAATCAGGGTAGAAACATTTGCTCAAAATTATCGGAAATGCATCACATATCCATTAATTCATCAACTCAAAACATATTTACTGATACCTACCATGGGTCAGGTCCAGTGATAGGCACTGGggatataataaaaatgacaaagttCTCTGGCCAAAGGGCAACAGCTTGGGAAATGAGATTCCCACTCCACCAGGCAGGACTGTCTGCTGCACCCACCAAACCCTCCTATCCCGCACATATTAAAGTGCCAAATATTTCCTCAGCCTGGGAATGTGAACCCCAGCAGATGCCCAGACCAGGAAGCATAGGAACTCTACTTTCACCATAATTAATGTGGAGGGTGCATAAAAACCAAATTGATGCTTCCAACAggaaaactaaaatttatttgtgagGAGGTAGGGCTAAAATAAAAGAGATAGCATTTAATCTAAACCATTTCCTGTGagttggatttcttttttaaaacttggcCGCCTTATCATCTTCTTAGTCACCTTTTCTCCAGGCTTATTGGAGGCGTAGTCCCTCCTAGCAACCTCCCATCTGCTAGAAAACAGAATCAAGAGAATGAAGAGCCGAGATGATACATCTGTCACTGAGTGAAAATATTAGGAGAAAAGCAATAAATGTGCTATCATTTTCATAAAACCTATTAATGCCCTCTTCAGACTAATGAAATGAATTTTACATCACGGAGAGCAGCTGTGATCTGCTGTTTCTAGTAACGAGGAGTATTAGAAACAATCTGCAAACCACTGCTGCTCCTAATTGCCAAGCAACACCTTTGACTTTAGTTCTCTCCAAGTAAAATACTCTCGTTGGCCAGAGGAAGATTTATCTGTTGGGCTCCTCTTTGCTCAAAACGCTGTTACGCTTCTTGggttcctgtttttctccagctAGTGCAGAACCACGGCATTGCAAatctttctcttttgtattttaatcaaaactagtgcctttttttctttttttcctactggTAATCTGAAACCATTTTGAGGGGTATAGTCTCAGTCAGGACTTTCCTCTCCAGTGTGCTGGTCCCGGGTTAACGATGGCCAGTCAAAGCGACCTTCTGTCTGGCTGTGCTATATGTAAACACCCAACGGGAGAGGTTTCTAGAGCCCAGCGGTTCGCGATTCCGGCGAGGGCAGAGTGGGGCTGCGGCAGAGACTGGAAGGGGATCTACCCGGATTGGGAGGGGAGACGCGGAGAGAAAGGTGGAGAAGAGGAATCATGTGTGTTCCTCGAGCGTACACCCCCCCCATCTGAGTGACAAATGACGAGGACAACCTATAAAAACAACTAAGCGGAAAGCTACCTGCATCCATCTCCGTCTCCGTGCGTGTGCGTTTTCAACTAACTTTGGGAACTCTTAAGACCCGGCTTCGCGCCCAGCGGAGCCTCGCCTCCACCTTGGTTTCCCGCGCCCTGCCTGACCTGTTCGgtacctcctcttcctccaggctAAGGATGGAGGATCCCTTCAGCCACTCAACTCCGGCGCCGGCACCCAACCTCTCCGTACCCATCTCGCTGGCCTGGGGTCTCAACCTGACTTCCGGACAGGGAGCCCCAGTcccggggccgccgccgccgccgccgccgccgccgtccgggCCGCCCAGCCGCCGCGTCCGCCTGGTCTTTCTGGGGGTCATCCTGGTGGTGACGGTGGCCGGCAACGCTACGGTGCTGTGCCGCCTGTGCGGGGGCGGCGGGCCCTGGGCAGGTCCCAAGCGTCGCAAGATGGACTTCCTGCTGGTGCAGCTGGCCTTGGCCGACCTGTATGCGTGCGGGGGCACCGCGCTGTCGCAGCTGGCCTGGGAGCTGCTAGGCGAGCCGCGCAGGGCCGCAGGCGACCTGGCGTGCCGCTTCGTGCATCTGCTACGGGCATCCGGCCACAGCGCGTCGGCCCACCTCGTGGCGCTCATTGCCCTCGAACGCCAGCGCGCCGTGCGCCGTCCACAGGACCCGCCGCTGCCCGCGCGCGCCCTCGCCGCCCTGGGCTGGCTGCTGGCGCTGCTGCTGGCGCTGCCCCCGGCCTTCGTGGTGCGCGGGGGCGCCCCCTCGCAGCCGCCCGCCGCGCCCCCAGCCGCCCGCGCCTGGCCGGGGGAGCGTCGCTGCCGCGACATCTTCGCGCCGCTACCGCGCTGGCACCTGAGGGTCTACGCGCTCTATGAGGCCGTCGCAGGCTTCGTGGCGCCGGTCGCCGTTATGGGCATCGCTGGCAGCCGCCTGCTCTGCGCCTGGCGGCAGCGCCCACCCCAGCCCACATCGGCCGCGGCGCCCAGGTCGGCCAGTCCCGGCCAAGCCCCCGCGCCCAACGCGCTGCCCCGCGCCAAGGTCCAGAGCCTGAAGATGAGCCTGGTGCTGGCGCTGCTGTTCGTGGGGTGCGAGCTGCCCTACTTCGCTGCCCGGCTGGCGGCCACGTGGTCGTCTGGGCCGGTGGGAGACTGGGAGGCCGAGGACTTAGCGGTGGCGCTGCGCCTCCTGGGGGTGGCCAACAGCGCTCTCAATCCCTTCGTCTACCTCTTCTTCCAGGCAGGCGACTGTCAGCTCCGGCGGCGCTGGCGGAGGCGCCTGGGTGCAGTGTGCTGCCCTCGGGAGGGAGTCGCGGAGGACGACGAGGGCGCCCAGGGCCACCAGGCGCTCCACCGCCACCGCTGGCCCCACCCACATTATCACCACGCTCGGCGGGAGCAGCCGGAGGAGGGTTACTTGCGCCCACCCCCGCCGCGTCCCTGGTCGCGGCCCTGCTCCTGCGAAAGCGTCTTCTAGGTGTTCGATGGCCAGAGACAGGTCATCTGTCGCTGCGGCACCGCCTCCACGGCACACGAGGCCAGCCGGGCTTTATCTAGATCACAACCGTCAGTACGGTCTCCAAGAGCGTTACACTGAAGCTGTCCCTGTCCTCCACTCCCCTATTACATTTCTTTctaatgtttacatttttctacACTCTTCCgggttcttttctccttttcagttCTCACATTTCCCCATCTGGAGACAGAGAGTGAGCCATTTATTTGTAAAAGCAAAGTTACAGAgttatttttgtagttctttttcacTCCCATAGCGTTCTGGATAAGACCATTTGCTTTAGTTAAATTGCCAAGCGTTCATTATTTGCTGTGTTATCATCTGTTTTTACTTATTTGGGGTCGTGTTTAACTGTAGCTTGGGGACCAGAGAATGTGCCTCTCTTTCTGGGAGGAATATCCTCACATTGCCCTCCCTGA
Proteins encoded in this region:
- the GPR150 gene encoding probable G-protein coupled receptor 150; translated protein: MEDPFSHSTPAPAPNLSVPISLAWGLNLTSGQGAPVPGPPPPPPPPPSGPPSRRVRLVFLGVILVVTVAGNATVLCRLCGGGGPWAGPKRRKMDFLLVQLALADLYACGGTALSQLAWELLGEPRRAAGDLACRFVHLLRASGHSASAHLVALIALERQRAVRRPQDPPLPARALAALGWLLALLLALPPAFVVRGGAPSQPPAAPPAARAWPGERRCRDIFAPLPRWHLRVYALYEAVAGFVAPVAVMGIAGSRLLCAWRQRPPQPTSAAAPRSASPGQAPAPNALPRAKVQSLKMSLVLALLFVGCELPYFAARLAATWSSGPVGDWEAEDLAVALRLLGVANSALNPFVYLFFQAGDCQLRRRWRRRLGAVCCPREGVAEDDEGAQGHQALHRHRWPHPHYHHARREQPEEGYLRPPPPRPWSRPCSCESVF